Proteins encoded by one window of Sediminicoccus rosea:
- a CDS encoding hydantoinase B/oxoprolinase family protein, which produces MSLGPIEIEVIRNALNAAAAEMDVTVWRTSRSTIVRELLDYSTAVFDAEGWNLAQSARIPGHLNSMSHALRELLAHHVPSGEWGEGDVVITNDPYCGGQHLPDILAFKAVFHEGRRIAFVGTLCHHIDVGGLAAGSYAAKATEIFQEGLRIPPVKIIAKGVRNDGVWAMIRQNIRKPDLLLGDLSSQLASLDVGATAILRLARRYGADAMLEAGNRILAMSEAGMRAAIARMPDGTYEFEDFLDDDGIALGVPIRLHVAVTITGDTASVDLSGCGPQVAGPTNATLASTNAAVMFSLMCCADPSLHMSAGCYRPISVVAPEGLVVNARHPAPVAHRVAVTHRLLNAMMGALHQAVPDIIPAAYYGNSYVTTFQTVAETREVLVEIEIGGSGGHPAKDGVNAYASGMHNNSNIPIEMIEAQMPLTIMRYGLRNGSGGAGRFRGGLGLIREWRIDSPACFFTSNMDRFDHAPYGLAGGGPAAKGALVLRRDGVESPIPPKTDNLPLRAGDVVRLETSGGGGFGPPAERTPEAAAHDAAMGYL; this is translated from the coding sequence ATGAGCTTGGGACCGATCGAGATCGAGGTCATCCGCAACGCGCTGAACGCCGCGGCGGCCGAGATGGACGTCACCGTCTGGCGCACCAGCCGCAGCACCATCGTGCGCGAACTGCTCGACTACTCCACGGCGGTGTTCGACGCCGAGGGCTGGAACCTCGCGCAATCCGCGCGCATCCCGGGCCATCTGAACTCGATGAGCCACGCGCTGCGCGAGTTGCTGGCGCACCATGTGCCGAGCGGCGAATGGGGCGAGGGCGATGTCGTCATCACCAACGACCCCTATTGCGGCGGCCAGCACCTGCCGGACATCCTGGCCTTCAAGGCGGTGTTCCACGAAGGCCGGCGCATCGCCTTCGTCGGCACGCTCTGCCACCACATTGATGTGGGCGGCCTTGCCGCCGGCAGCTACGCCGCCAAGGCCACCGAGATCTTCCAGGAAGGCCTGCGAATCCCGCCGGTGAAGATCATCGCGAAGGGCGTCCGCAATGACGGCGTCTGGGCGATGATCCGCCAGAACATCCGCAAGCCCGACCTGCTGCTGGGCGACCTCTCCTCGCAGCTTGCGAGCCTCGACGTGGGTGCCACCGCCATCCTGCGCCTCGCCCGCCGCTATGGCGCGGATGCGATGCTGGAAGCGGGCAACCGCATCCTCGCGATGAGCGAGGCCGGCATGCGCGCCGCCATCGCCCGCATGCCCGATGGCACCTATGAGTTCGAGGATTTCCTCGATGATGACGGCATCGCGCTCGGGGTTCCCATCCGCCTGCATGTCGCCGTCACCATCACGGGCGATACGGCGAGCGTGGACCTCTCCGGCTGCGGGCCGCAGGTGGCGGGGCCGACCAATGCGACGCTCGCCAGCACCAATGCGGCGGTCATGTTCTCGCTCATGTGCTGCGCCGATCCCTCGCTGCACATGAGCGCCGGCTGCTACCGCCCGATCAGCGTGGTGGCACCCGAGGGGCTGGTGGTGAATGCGCGCCATCCGGCCCCCGTGGCGCATCGCGTGGCCGTCACGCACCGGCTGCTCAACGCCATGATGGGCGCGCTGCACCAGGCGGTGCCGGACATCATTCCCGCCGCCTATTACGGCAACAGCTACGTCACCACCTTCCAGACGGTCGCCGAGACGCGCGAAGTGCTGGTGGAGATCGAGATCGGCGGCTCGGGCGGGCATCCGGCGAAGGATGGCGTGAACGCCTATGCGTCGGGGATGCACAACAACAGCAACATCCCGATCGAGATGATCGAGGCGCAGATGCCGCTCACCATCATGCGCTACGGGTTGCGCAATGGCAGCGGCGGGGCGGGGCGCTTCCGGGGGGGCTTGGGCCTCATCCGCGAATGGCGCATCGACAGCCCGGCCTGCTTCTTCACCAGCAACATGGACCGCTTCGACCACGCGCCCTATGGCCTGGCCGGCGGCGGCCCGGCGGCCAAGGGTGCGCTGGTGTTGCGACGCGATGGGGTGGAAAGCCCCATCCCGCCCAAGACCGACAACCTGCCACTTCGCGCGGGCGATGTGGTGCGGCTCGAGACCTCGGGCGGCGGCGGCTTCGGCCCGCCCGCCGAGCGCACGCCGGAAGCGGCCGCGCATGACGCCGCGATGGGCTACCTGTGA
- a CDS encoding MaoC family dehydratase, giving the protein MSFDPREHRLAPQRWFEDFTLGEQFRLPSRTMTEAIFLAFQAASGDNHPVHYDVEFCRARGMPHMLAHGFQVLIQTAAGAGMLPFMIEDSLKGFLEQSSRFLHPVFVGDTLYATLTVDELTPGRTTGVLGLASTVHNQAGVLVMDGKQRYLLRKR; this is encoded by the coding sequence GTGAGTTTCGACCCGCGGGAACATCGCCTGGCGCCGCAGCGCTGGTTCGAGGATTTCACCCTGGGCGAGCAGTTCCGCCTGCCCAGCCGCACCATGACGGAGGCGATCTTCCTCGCCTTCCAGGCCGCCAGCGGCGACAACCACCCGGTGCATTACGACGTGGAGTTCTGCCGCGCGCGCGGCATGCCGCACATGCTGGCGCACGGCTTCCAGGTGCTGATCCAGACGGCGGCCGGGGCGGGGATGCTCCCCTTCATGATCGAGGACAGCCTCAAGGGTTTCCTGGAGCAATCCAGCCGCTTCCTGCACCCGGTATTTGTCGGCGACACGCTCTACGCGACGCTCACCGTGGACGAGCTGACGCCCGGCCGCACCACCGGCGTTCTGGGCCTGGCCTCCACGGTCCATAATCAGGCGGGCGTCTTGGTGATGGACGGAAAGCAGCGCTACCTTCTCCGCAAGCGGTGA
- a CDS encoding 3-hydroxyacyl-CoA dehydrogenase family protein: MPKQLRVAVIGAGTMGHALALVFAMGGHHVRLTDASEATLARAQVLMEKALATLEEVGEAPRGWGSAQLAQACTRHATLEECVEGAELIVEAIVENPEAKRDLYARLDACAPANAIWASNTSYLDVFPLMPVHRLKRALIAHWYTPPYLVDLVDLVPHAETEEAVLQEVKSVIEAMGKVPIVMRKFIPGYIANRIQAAVQAEVQMLIDEGYATAQEVDAAVLHGIGLRLNIIGVMAKADFTGLPMLQHAFRNKMYTPPEDKGGSASMDALVAKGMGGVMDGRGYYDWEGRPPAELFEERDRKLIQLKQSLRKIGYMAGFDVKANKA; the protein is encoded by the coding sequence ATGCCAAAGCAACTCCGCGTCGCCGTCATCGGCGCCGGCACCATGGGCCATGCGCTGGCCCTGGTCTTCGCCATGGGCGGCCATCACGTGCGGTTGACCGATGCCAGCGAAGCCACGCTCGCCCGCGCCCAGGTGCTGATGGAAAAGGCGCTCGCCACGCTGGAGGAGGTGGGCGAGGCGCCCAGGGGCTGGGGCAGCGCGCAGCTTGCCCAGGCCTGCACCCGCCACGCGACGCTGGAGGAATGCGTCGAGGGCGCGGAACTCATCGTCGAGGCCATCGTGGAAAACCCCGAGGCCAAGCGCGACCTCTATGCCCGGCTCGATGCCTGTGCCCCCGCGAATGCGATCTGGGCCAGCAACACGAGCTACTTGGATGTGTTTCCGCTCATGCCCGTGCATCGCCTGAAGCGCGCGCTGATCGCCCATTGGTACACGCCGCCTTATCTGGTGGACCTGGTGGACCTCGTCCCCCATGCCGAGACGGAGGAGGCGGTGCTGCAGGAGGTGAAATCGGTGATCGAGGCGATGGGCAAGGTTCCCATCGTCATGCGGAAATTCATCCCCGGCTACATCGCCAACCGCATCCAGGCCGCCGTCCAGGCCGAGGTGCAGATGCTGATCGATGAGGGCTATGCCACGGCGCAGGAGGTGGATGCGGCGGTGCTGCACGGCATCGGGCTGCGGCTGAACATCATCGGCGTCATGGCCAAGGCGGATTTCACCGGGTTGCCGATGCTGCAGCACGCCTTCCGCAACAAGATGTACACGCCGCCCGAGGACAAGGGCGGCAGCGCCAGCATGGATGCGCTGGTGGCCAAGGGCATGGGCGGCGTGATGGATGGCCGCGGCTATTACGACTGGGAAGGCCGCCCGCCCGCCGAACTCTTCGAGGAGCGCGACCGCAAGCTCATCCAGCTCAAGCAGAGCCTCCGCAAGATCGGCTACATGGCGGGCTTCGACGTGAAGGCGAACAAGGCATGA
- a CDS encoding SDR family NAD(P)-dependent oxidoreductase, producing MITYDLKGRTALVTGGASGIGLATVRLLAKNGCKVAINHLAGDPRGMEQVAALTAEGFDVISAPGNVGDAADGPRMVDQAAADLGRLDFLVNNAGTPGTRTTIKPTELDRLTEELWAAVIEVNLLGVFRCSKAAAPHLKKTRGAIVSVASIAGINSPGSSMAYGATKAGVISLTKNLARGLGPEVRVNAIAPGAVNSSWTVEWSNEERASSIDGAVLKRRCEPEDLAEVMVFLLAGAAMVTGQTIVVDGGLTL from the coding sequence ATGATCACCTACGACCTCAAGGGCAGGACGGCGCTGGTCACGGGTGGCGCCTCCGGCATCGGCCTCGCCACGGTTCGCTTGCTGGCGAAGAATGGCTGCAAGGTCGCCATCAACCACCTGGCCGGTGATCCGCGCGGGATGGAGCAGGTGGCTGCGCTGACCGCCGAGGGCTTCGACGTCATCTCCGCGCCCGGCAATGTCGGCGATGCCGCGGATGGCCCGCGCATGGTGGACCAGGCGGCGGCCGATCTCGGCCGCCTCGACTTTCTCGTGAACAATGCCGGCACGCCGGGCACCCGCACCACCATCAAGCCCACCGAGCTGGACCGGTTGACGGAGGAGCTTTGGGCCGCCGTGATCGAGGTGAACCTGCTCGGCGTGTTTCGCTGTTCCAAGGCGGCTGCGCCGCACCTGAAGAAGACGCGCGGCGCCATCGTGTCGGTCGCCTCCATCGCGGGTATCAACTCGCCCGGCTCCTCCATGGCCTATGGCGCGACCAAGGCGGGCGTGATCTCGCTGACGAAGAACCTCGCGCGCGGGCTGGGGCCGGAGGTGCGCGTGAATGCCATCGCCCCCGGCGCCGTGAATTCCAGCTGGACGGTGGAATGGAGCAACGAGGAACGGGCCAGCTCGATTGATGGCGCGGTCCTCAAGCGCCGCTGCGAGCCGGAGGACCTGGCCGAGGTGATGGTCTTCCTGCTGGCGGGTGCGGCCATGGTGACGGGCCAGACCATCGTGGTGGATGGCGGGCTGACGCTGTAG
- the pdxR gene encoding MocR-like pyridoxine biosynthesis transcription factor PdxR, with protein MAAPPDLPDLLLLGLDRAGGAPLLRQLYLELRRAILGGVLPPGARLPATRALAQRLGVARNTVVAAYEQLLAEGFIAGRPGAGSYVSRDLPEGLEARPAPSTATPPIPAPVAAPIPNMAQPGTAPFNTGRTAWDERTARIWRQLTLRRLHTPDPGMLGYGDPQGAHPLRAAIAAYLGAARAVRCTPEQVVITSGAQQAIGLVLRVLLATGDAAWLEDPAYPAVRAAMAAAGARIIPVPVDGQGLVVGAGVAAAPDARLAYVTPSSQYPLGVTLSMARRMELLAWARASGAWVIEDDYDSEFRYAGRPLASLQGVDEGGRVIYIGTFSKVLFPGLRLGYAVLPAELLQPVLAARLLADWHPATLQEGVVTDFLEGGHFAQHLRRMRQRYRIARDALVEALARECGDALSVEPPDQGMKLIARLRPGLADTEVAAAAAARGIIARAVSPMYLSAPPQQGLMLGFTGHEPGALRWAAKSLAACLTKA; from the coding sequence ATGGCCGCCCCACCCGACCTGCCGGACCTGCTGCTGCTCGGCCTCGACCGCGCGGGCGGCGCGCCGCTGCTGCGCCAGCTCTATCTGGAGCTGCGCCGCGCCATCCTGGGCGGCGTGCTGCCGCCGGGCGCGCGACTGCCGGCCACGCGCGCGCTGGCGCAGCGACTGGGCGTGGCACGCAACACCGTGGTCGCGGCCTATGAGCAGCTGCTGGCGGAAGGCTTCATCGCGGGCCGGCCCGGCGCGGGCAGCTATGTCTCACGCGACCTGCCGGAGGGGCTGGAGGCGCGGCCCGCCCCCAGCACGGCCACGCCCCCCATTCCCGCTCCCGTGGCGGCGCCCATCCCGAACATGGCGCAGCCAGGGACCGCGCCCTTCAACACCGGCCGTACCGCCTGGGATGAACGCACCGCGCGCATCTGGCGGCAGCTCACCCTGCGCCGCCTGCACACGCCCGACCCCGGCATGCTCGGCTATGGCGACCCGCAGGGCGCGCATCCGCTGCGCGCGGCCATCGCGGCCTATCTCGGTGCGGCCCGCGCCGTGCGCTGCACGCCGGAACAGGTGGTCATCACCTCCGGCGCGCAACAGGCGATCGGGCTTGTTCTGCGCGTGCTGCTGGCGACGGGCGACGCCGCCTGGCTGGAGGACCCGGCCTACCCCGCCGTGCGCGCCGCCATGGCGGCGGCGGGTGCCCGCATCATCCCCGTGCCGGTGGATGGGCAGGGCCTGGTGGTGGGCGCGGGCGTGGCGGCTGCACCCGATGCGCGGCTCGCCTATGTCACGCCCTCCTCGCAATATCCGCTGGGCGTCACGCTTTCCATGGCGCGGCGGATGGAGCTGCTGGCCTGGGCGCGCGCCTCCGGCGCCTGGGTGATCGAGGACGACTACGACAGCGAGTTCCGCTATGCCGGCCGTCCCCTGGCGTCGCTGCAAGGCGTGGATGAGGGCGGGCGCGTCATCTATATCGGCACCTTCAGCAAGGTGCTCTTTCCCGGGCTGCGCCTGGGCTATGCCGTGCTGCCGGCGGAATTGCTCCAACCGGTGCTGGCGGCGCGGCTGCTGGCCGATTGGCACCCGGCGACGCTGCAGGAGGGCGTCGTCACCGATTTCCTGGAAGGCGGGCATTTCGCCCAGCATCTGCGCCGCATGCGCCAGCGCTACCGCATCGCGCGCGATGCGCTGGTCGAGGCGCTGGCCCGCGAATGCGGCGATGCCTTGAGCGTGGAACCGCCCGATCAGGGCATGAAGCTGATCGCGCGGCTGCGCCCGGGGCTGGCGGACACCGAGGTCGCGGCCGCCGCCGCCGCGCGTGGCATCATCGCGCGCGCGGTCAGCCCCATGTATCTGAGCGCGCCGCCGCAGCAGGGGCTGATGCTGGGCTTCACCGGCCATGAGCCGGGGGCGCTGCGCTGGGCGGCGAAGTCGCTCGCCGCGTGCCTGACCAAGGCGTAA
- a CDS encoding pyridoxamine 5'-phosphate oxidase family protein gives MTDSTHFPVTERNKVRRLHERGRYDRESVYAILDAAMLCHIAYIIDGQPYCTPTAFWREGDKLYWHGSSASRMLRAQKPGLPVCLTVTHLDSLVLARCGFNHSVDYRSAMCFGQAHIIEDLDEKARALDLMIDRFYPGRNAELRPSTTQELKATMVVGMEIENASGKIRSKGVGDEEEDYALPIYAARFPVTQVIGAAEPCPRMPAGVPVPAGLAGFTPGRRLDEIMSESYRTTYGDN, from the coding sequence ATGACCGATTCCACCCACTTCCCCGTCACCGAGCGCAACAAGGTGCGCCGCCTGCATGAGCGCGGCCGCTACGACCGGGAGAGCGTCTACGCCATCCTCGATGCCGCGATGCTCTGCCACATCGCCTACATCATCGACGGCCAGCCCTATTGCACGCCCACCGCCTTCTGGCGCGAGGGCGACAAGCTCTACTGGCACGGCTCATCCGCCAGCCGCATGCTGCGCGCGCAGAAGCCGGGCCTGCCCGTCTGCCTCACCGTCACGCATCTCGACAGCCTGGTGCTGGCGCGCTGCGGCTTCAACCATTCGGTGGACTACCGCTCGGCCATGTGCTTCGGCCAGGCGCACATCATCGAGGACCTGGACGAGAAGGCGCGTGCGCTGGACCTGATGATCGACCGCTTCTACCCCGGCCGGAACGCCGAGCTGCGCCCCAGCACGACGCAGGAGCTGAAGGCAACCATGGTGGTCGGCATGGAGATCGAGAACGCCTCGGGCAAGATCCGCAGCAAGGGCGTGGGCGATGAGGAGGAAGACTACGCCCTGCCCATCTATGCCGCGCGCTTCCCCGTGACGCAGGTGATCGGCGCGGCCGAGCCCTGCCCGCGCATGCCCGCGGGGGTTCCGGTCCCGGCGGGCCTTGCGGGTTTCACCCCCGGTCGTAGGCTCGATGAGATCATGAGCGAGAGCTACAGAACCACCTATGGCGACAACTGA
- a CDS encoding amidase family protein, whose protein sequence is MATTDLATASAVELAALVRGKRASPLEITEAVLERIAAKNPGLNAFAALDEEGARAAARAAEVAVMRGEELGPLHGVPATIKDVQSIAGLPTRRGSRLTDPAPAEADSPVSARMRRAGAILLGKTTSTEQGWTAVSDSPLTGSTHNPWMHGRTAGGSSSGAAALCGAGCGPLHLGTDGAGSIRIPAHFCGVVGFKPTYGRVPYVPVPNNGALSHAGPITRSVEDASLMFSVIAGPHPLDHTTLPDRFASGIEPGGLAGLRIAYSPDLGHARVDPDVAVAVAEAVRKLEGMGAIVEQVTPPWGPMGPALERDMWGFGMRPFLAKTPEEAAQMDPGLVACTEDYRHFGFMDAHAAQGRRIAYAAQVNSWFEAAGFDLLVTPSASVAAFEVGRQIPAHWPQHPWDWLVWAEFSYPFDLSHGPAISVPCGLSKEGLPVGLQFAGPRLADALVLRAGAAFLAAHPFEITPARA, encoded by the coding sequence ATGGCGACAACTGACCTGGCCACCGCTTCGGCGGTCGAACTGGCGGCACTGGTGCGCGGCAAGCGCGCCTCGCCGCTCGAGATCACCGAGGCGGTGCTGGAGCGGATCGCTGCGAAGAACCCGGGCCTCAACGCCTTCGCGGCGCTGGACGAGGAAGGCGCCCGCGCCGCCGCCCGCGCGGCGGAGGTCGCCGTGATGCGTGGCGAGGAACTCGGGCCGCTGCATGGCGTGCCGGCGACGATCAAGGATGTGCAATCCATCGCGGGCCTGCCCACGCGGCGCGGCTCGCGCCTCACGGACCCGGCGCCGGCCGAGGCGGACTCGCCCGTCTCGGCGCGGATGCGCAGGGCGGGCGCCATCCTGCTCGGCAAGACCACCAGCACCGAGCAGGGCTGGACCGCGGTGAGCGACAGCCCGCTCACCGGCAGCACGCATAATCCGTGGATGCACGGGCGCACGGCGGGTGGTTCCTCCTCCGGCGCGGCGGCGCTCTGTGGCGCGGGCTGCGGTCCGCTGCATCTCGGCACGGATGGCGCGGGCTCCATCCGCATCCCCGCGCATTTCTGCGGCGTGGTGGGCTTCAAGCCGACCTATGGTCGCGTGCCCTATGTGCCCGTGCCGAACAATGGCGCGCTCTCCCATGCCGGGCCCATCACGCGCAGCGTGGAGGATGCGAGCCTGATGTTCTCCGTCATCGCGGGGCCTCATCCGCTGGACCACACCACCCTGCCGGATCGCTTCGCGTCCGGGATCGAACCGGGCGGCCTCGCGGGCCTGCGCATCGCCTATAGCCCCGATCTCGGCCATGCCCGCGTGGACCCCGACGTGGCGGTGGCGGTCGCGGAGGCGGTGCGGAAGCTGGAAGGCATGGGTGCGATCGTCGAGCAGGTGACGCCGCCCTGGGGCCCCATGGGCCCCGCGCTGGAGCGCGACATGTGGGGCTTCGGCATGCGCCCCTTCCTGGCGAAGACGCCCGAGGAAGCGGCGCAGATGGACCCCGGCCTTGTCGCCTGCACCGAGGATTATCGCCATTTCGGCTTCATGGACGCGCATGCCGCACAGGGCCGCCGCATCGCCTATGCGGCCCAGGTGAACAGCTGGTTCGAAGCGGCGGGCTTCGACCTGCTGGTGACGCCCAGCGCCTCCGTCGCCGCCTTCGAGGTCGGCCGGCAGATCCCCGCACATTGGCCGCAGCACCCTTGGGACTGGCTCGTCTGGGCGGAATTCTCCTACCCCTTCGACCTTTCGCATGGCCCGGCGATTTCCGTCCCCTGCGGCCTCAGCAAGGAGGGCCTGCCGGTCGGGCTGCAATTCGCGGGGCCGCGCCTCGCCGATGCGCTGGTGCTGCGCGCCGGCGCCGCCTTCCTCGCCGCCCATCCCTTCGAGATCACGCCCGCCCGGGCGTGA
- a CDS encoding cytosine deaminase — protein MRPLASRIQGARFWLRDARAPAALVATPPGPMDAEGLLRLDLRVEDGRIAAIAPLGTAPPDAPSLEGGQLWPGFVDAHTHLDKGQIWQRAPNPTGDFAGAVRSVMEDRDAHWAEAEMEARADFALRAAFAHGTTAIRTHLDSYLPLARMSWPLFTRLRAAWAGRITLQLCSIAPLERFLGAEGEALADIVAQSGGVLGMVTRLAGDFAAPLPADFQPMLDHFFALAEARGLDLDLHVDESGETGARALREIAATALRRRFRGRIQVGHCCALTLQPEAHQRETIALMAEAGMRVVVLPMCNMYLQDRAPGRTPRWRGVTLVQEMRAAGIPVSLASDNTRDGFYAYGDLDMLEVYREATRILHLDHPFADWPRAVTAEPAAAMGLEAGQLRVGAPADVVLFHARHMTELLSRPQSDRVVLRGGRVSDATPPDWRELDAFVTA, from the coding sequence GTGAGGCCCCTCGCCTCCCGCATCCAGGGCGCGCGCTTCTGGCTGCGCGATGCCCGCGCGCCCGCCGCGCTGGTTGCGACCCCACCCGGCCCGATGGATGCCGAGGGGCTGCTGCGCCTCGATCTTCGCGTGGAGGATGGGCGCATCGCCGCCATCGCCCCCCTCGGCACCGCGCCGCCGGATGCGCCGAGCCTGGAGGGCGGCCAGCTCTGGCCCGGCTTCGTGGACGCCCACACCCATCTGGACAAGGGCCAGATCTGGCAGCGCGCGCCCAATCCCACGGGCGATTTCGCCGGCGCCGTCCGCTCCGTCATGGAAGACCGGGACGCCCATTGGGCCGAGGCCGAGATGGAGGCCCGCGCCGATTTCGCCCTGCGCGCGGCCTTCGCACACGGCACCACGGCGATCCGCACCCATCTGGACAGCTACCTGCCGCTGGCGCGGATGAGCTGGCCGCTCTTCACCCGGCTGCGCGCGGCCTGGGCCGGGCGGATCACGCTGCAGCTCTGCTCCATCGCGCCGCTCGAGCGCTTTCTCGGCGCGGAGGGCGAGGCGCTGGCCGATATCGTGGCGCAATCGGGCGGCGTGCTCGGCATGGTCACGCGCCTCGCCGGGGATTTCGCAGCGCCCCTGCCCGCCGATTTCCAGCCCATGCTGGACCACTTCTTCGCCCTGGCCGAGGCGCGTGGCCTCGACCTCGACCTGCATGTGGACGAGAGCGGCGAGACCGGCGCGCGCGCCCTGCGCGAGATCGCCGCCACCGCGCTGCGCCGCCGGTTCAGGGGCCGCATCCAGGTGGGCCATTGCTGCGCGCTCACCCTGCAGCCCGAGGCGCATCAGCGCGAAACGATCGCGCTCATGGCCGAGGCGGGCATGCGCGTCGTCGTCCTGCCCATGTGCAACATGTATCTCCAGGACCGCGCGCCGGGCCGCACGCCGCGCTGGCGGGGCGTGACACTGGTGCAGGAGATGCGGGCGGCGGGGATTCCCGTCTCGCTCGCCTCGGACAACACGCGCGATGGCTTCTATGCCTATGGCGACCTCGACATGCTGGAAGTCTATCGCGAGGCCACGCGCATCCTGCATCTCGACCACCCCTTCGCCGACTGGCCGCGCGCGGTGACGGCGGAGCCGGCGGCGGCCATGGGCCTCGAAGCGGGCCAGCTCCGCGTGGGCGCGCCGGCCGATGTCGTGCTGTTCCACGCACGGCACATGACGGAACTGCTCTCCCGCCCGCAATCCGACCGGGTGGTGCTACGCGGGGGGCGCGTGAGCGACGCGACGCCGCCCGATTGGCGTGAGCTGGACGCCTTCGTCACGGCCTGA
- a CDS encoding ABC transporter substrate-binding protein, which produces MIARRILLLTPLAPLPALAQSAATEVVERFHAALLGVMRDAQRLGVRGRFDRLGPVMSQAFDLAAMTRIAVGPPWTGFSPADQAALTEAFTRWSIATYAARFDGFSGESFATTGTQTQPNGDTLVRTTLNRTGGQEPVLLSYLLRGNPPRIVDIYLTGTISELASRRAEFTTLIREGGAERVTRELQARTARLLGG; this is translated from the coding sequence ATGATCGCTCGCCGAATCCTGCTGCTCACCCCGCTGGCCCCCCTGCCCGCCCTGGCGCAATCCGCTGCGACGGAGGTGGTGGAGCGCTTCCATGCCGCGCTCCTCGGCGTGATGCGCGACGCGCAGCGCCTGGGCGTGCGCGGCCGCTTCGACCGCCTGGGCCCCGTCATGTCCCAGGCCTTCGACCTGGCGGCGATGACGCGTATCGCCGTCGGCCCGCCCTGGACCGGGTTTTCACCCGCCGACCAAGCCGCGCTGACCGAGGCCTTCACCCGCTGGTCCATCGCCACCTATGCCGCGCGCTTCGACGGCTTCTCGGGCGAGAGCTTCGCCACCACCGGCACCCAGACCCAGCCCAATGGCGATACGCTGGTGCGGACCACGCTGAACCGCACCGGCGGGCAGGAACCGGTCCTGCTCTCCTACCTGCTGCGCGGCAATCCGCCCCGCATCGTGGACATCTATCTGACGGGCACGATCAGCGAGCTGGCCTCCCGCCGCGCCGAATTCACCACGCTGATCCGCGAGGGCGGGGCTGAGCGCGTCACCCGCGAATTGCAGGCGCGGACGGCGCGGCTGCTGGGCGGGTGA
- the hpnA gene encoding hopanoid-associated sugar epimerase → MPPTTILLTGATGFLGASLARALLAQGHAVRALVRPQAPRKGLEGLDISYALGTVTDQKSLIYAMAGVGGVIHAAADYRIFVPNPGQMRETNVIGTAAVMQAALEAGVPRIVHVSSVATLRPRADGTPATEADAATPEEAIGPYKRSKTEAERVVEAMVERGGLPAVIVNPSTPIGPYDVRPTPTGRVILEAALGRMPAYVETGLNLVHVADCAAGVVAALDHGTPGERHILGGQDVSLAEMLRFIAAERGHRPPIRLPRAPLFPLAWMAETMARFTGKEPMLTLDGLRMAGHHMFFSAEKAKRVLGFQARPWQEGVRDAIAWFEQAGMLKK, encoded by the coding sequence ATGCCGCCCACCACCATCCTGCTGACCGGCGCCACCGGCTTCCTTGGCGCCTCCCTCGCCCGCGCACTGCTCGCCCAGGGGCATGCGGTGCGCGCCTTGGTGCGCCCCCAGGCGCCGCGCAAGGGGCTGGAGGGGCTGGATATTTCCTATGCCCTCGGCACCGTCACCGACCAGAAGAGCCTGATCTACGCCATGGCGGGCGTCGGCGGCGTGATCCATGCGGCGGCCGATTACCGCATCTTCGTCCCCAATCCCGGGCAGATGCGCGAGACCAATGTGATCGGCACGGCGGCGGTGATGCAGGCCGCACTCGAGGCCGGCGTGCCGCGCATCGTCCATGTCTCCTCGGTCGCCACGCTGCGCCCGCGCGCCGACGGCACCCCGGCGACGGAAGCGGACGCCGCCACGCCCGAGGAAGCGATCGGCCCCTACAAGCGCAGCAAGACCGAGGCCGAGCGCGTGGTGGAGGCGATGGTGGAGCGCGGTGGCCTGCCCGCCGTCATCGTGAACCCCTCCACCCCGATCGGCCCCTATGACGTGCGGCCGACGCCGACCGGCCGCGTCATCCTCGAAGCCGCGCTGGGCCGCATGCCGGCCTATGTGGAGACCGGGCTGAACCTCGTCCATGTCGCGGATTGCGCGGCGGGGGTGGTGGCCGCCCTCGACCATGGCACGCCCGGCGAGCGGCACATCCTGGGCGGCCAGGATGTGAGCCTGGCCGAGATGCTGCGCTTCATCGCGGCCGAGCGCGGCCACCGCCCGCCCATCCGCCTGCCCCGCGCGCCGCTCTTCCCGCTCGCCTGGATGGCGGAGACCATGGCGCGCTTCACGGGCAAGGAGCCGATGCTGACGCTCGACGGGCTGCGCATGGCCGGCCACCACATGTTCTTCTCGGCCGAGAAGGCGAAGCGCGTGCTGGGCTTCCAGGCCCGCCCCTGGCAGGAGGGCGTGCGCGACGCCATCGCCTGGTTCGAGCAGGCGGGGATGCTGAAGAAATGA